Proteins encoded within one genomic window of Methanothrix harundinacea 6Ac:
- a CDS encoding PEGA domain-containing protein: MMRYLIVLLFIILHLVSPAICNSDWGIIELGPTKGSKGRPPIDLTISISLNDNKTDFKRGEIISVTYEVVGDKKYGVDVLNGVIRVPRELEDIRLTSGRFVYDDVTREIRFNNYLRKNKSEICSYDAKISIISEPGELDLEKSTIGEWRWDFRGELFINGKTKIIINNNIPEIKKATLMLPESDAGSFMPCNNMLIYKNIGSPLILYYDVNASDVENEPLYCYWSIKQVSDQKIENHTANNGAIGIIPIKKSLSDNISELILLDVNPGIKYYFNLLVNDSRDETQEINVFIKYDNKLYDSIYIPKADPIIPIYVYFFVVFFVLLPIGYFRENIYKYYNIMNRILNRILNRILSKKAFNYADKVIILLILILITLIYIYLNVYLPEMPTIQESYKIVVFLKSLSLFQIYIYLMVFVTVVYFTEVNFGKEEISRRLVTVTKLWFINSVLMLALLLSLDAVILRANELDSQDWLMNYYGELGEIFATILAIIAAFYTAIPMNFISSRRSGTSQEEKKYQYLHTKMLRSFLTLYSVIVVLSIWGFSVGLTAKFPPLVDLTLENLFNLISIGVFETTLLLVPPAMICLLELLRSMLLSGNVKLTSKPSGAKIWINGKFTYQMTPIKLILPKGIHRISLRKEGYQECEVKGIGEGGKVCVYAGTEQEYECELIKKNGYSVED, translated from the coding sequence TTATCGAGCTGGGGCCAACTAAAGGAAGTAAAGGCAGACCTCCTATCGACTTAACAATAAGTATTTCATTGAACGATAACAAAACCGATTTTAAGAGAGGGGAGATTATATCTGTAACTTATGAGGTAGTAGGGGATAAAAAATACGGAGTAGATGTCCTAAATGGAGTAATAAGAGTACCTCGTGAGTTAGAGGATATAAGATTAACAAGTGGGAGATTCGTCTATGATGATGTAACCAGAGAAATAAGATTTAATAATTATCTTAGAAAGAATAAGAGTGAAATCTGCAGTTATGATGCCAAGATATCCATTATTTCGGAGCCAGGAGAACTCGATTTGGAGAAAAGTACAATAGGAGAATGGCGATGGGATTTTAGAGGAGAGCTTTTTATAAACGGCAAGACGAAAATTATAATAAATAATAATATTCCAGAAATTAAAAAAGCTACATTGATGTTACCCGAATCGGATGCAGGATCCTTTATGCCGTGTAATAATATGCTTATTTATAAAAATATAGGCAGTCCCCTGATCCTCTATTATGATGTCAATGCATCAGATGTTGAGAACGAACCTCTTTACTGCTACTGGTCGATAAAACAAGTCAGTGATCAAAAAATTGAAAATCACACAGCAAATAACGGAGCAATCGGCATAATACCTATAAAAAAATCATTGTCTGATAACATTTCAGAGCTAATTTTATTAGATGTGAATCCTGGAATAAAATATTATTTTAATTTATTAGTTAACGATTCGAGAGACGAGACGCAAGAAATTAATGTATTCATAAAGTATGACAATAAGTTATATGATAGCATCTATATACCAAAGGCCGATCCGATAATTCCGATATATGTTTATTTCTTTGTAGTCTTCTTCGTTCTTTTGCCTATAGGCTATTTTAGAGAAAACATATATAAATATTATAATATTATGAATAGAATTCTGAATAGAATTCTGAATAGAATTCTGAGCAAGAAAGCCTTTAATTACGCCGATAAAGTTATTATACTACTCATTTTAATATTAATTACATTGATATATATATATTTGAATGTTTACCTCCCCGAAATGCCAACTATCCAGGAATCGTACAAAATTGTAGTATTTTTGAAGTCCCTGAGCCTCTTCCAAATTTACATATACCTCATGGTCTTTGTCACTGTTGTATATTTCACGGAAGTTAATTTCGGAAAGGAGGAGATTTCGAGAAGGCTTGTAACGGTTACAAAATTATGGTTTATTAACTCGGTCCTGATGCTCGCTCTTCTCCTATCCCTCGATGCTGTAATCCTGCGGGCCAACGAGCTCGACTCTCAGGATTGGCTGATGAACTACTACGGAGAGCTGGGAGAGATATTCGCCACTATTCTCGCTATTATCGCCGCATTTTATACGGCGATACCCATGAATTTCATAAGCTCCAGGAGGAGCGGGACCAGTCAAGAGGAAAAGAAATACCAGTATTTGCACACCAAGATGCTCCGATCCTTCCTCACCCTTTACAGTGTCATAGTAGTCCTCTCCATCTGGGGGTTCTCGGTGGGACTGACGGCGAAGTTTCCACCTTTGGTGGATCTGACCCTAGAAAATCTATTCAATCTGATATCCATCGGGGTCTTCGAGACGACGTTGCTTCTGGTGCCTCCTGCCATGATATGCCTATTGGAGCTTCTCCGATCGATGCTTTTAAGCGGAAATGTCAAGCTCACGAGCAAACCCTCTGGCGCCAAGATCTGGATAAACGGAAAATTCACTTACCAAATGACTCCCATCAAGTTGATTCTGCCCAAAGGCATCCATAGAATTTCCCTCAGGAAAGAGGGGTATCAAGAGTGCGAGGTGAAGGGGATAGGAGAAGGGGGGAAAGTCTGCGTCTATGCCGGAACTGAGCAGGAATACGAGTGTGAATTGATAAAGAAGAATGGATATTCTGTAGAAGATTGA